A genomic window from Silene latifolia isolate original U9 population chromosome Y, ASM4854445v1, whole genome shotgun sequence includes:
- the LOC141629311 gene encoding uncharacterized protein LOC141629311, whose protein sequence is MMDSHNTIAKTFRKVRDRLTVNTDSEVSIKLISRRSSDGRTYNLPTVSEVAALIERDIGPHMEKRDIIVRRSCAGLQRISELHPLYTPLQYPLLIPSGEDGYRPGILHSASSIGVSTSDQPREETTCREWFVYHLIERPPDVEFPTILLSGKAFHQFLVDCYMLVESYRLNFIRFNQDRLRVDNYKNLSNAIGRGDVEPSSAGTRFIMPSSFPGGDNWKKANFLDTMTICKWFGYPDLFITFTCNPKWLEIVRFVSKRGLRPKDRPDIVCRVFKMKLDELIRDLKDRHIFGRARGVVHTIEFQKRGLPHAHIVLFLHREDKFPTAADVDKIISAEIPDQTTDPVLHNVFCEYMLHGPCGKAKPSCPCMVGGKCSKYYPKPCTERTTVDGDGYPIYKRSKKGVTVIKDDVPLGNDFVIPYNSQLLLKYRAHINVEWCNQSRSIKYLFKYINKESDRVTMQSSYTRRNEEDPGRFYEIKRFYDCRYLSACEAAWRIFGFDIHYRTPAVERLQYHLPDEQPIVFHDDDWVDEVVEKTSVGVSQFLNWMGCNNSTVEDMQVAKELLYCEFPTKFVWKKKLRQWSLRKKGFTIGRLVHVPPQCGELYFMRVMLNHVKGPKCFEDIRTVNQFVHPTFREACYALGLIGDDREYIAAINEAADWESGTKLGNFYRTTSFIGNALFLTIKLTDEELQNYALIDIENSLQINGSLLRRFEGMSFLDMSATTHHRNSLVMDALSYDRQSLSEEHEILLSSMTGEQRLVYNEVMEAALNNKRGVFFVYGYGGTGKTFLWRALCACFRSKGDIVVAVASSGIATILIPWCVTLIPGLEFPLM, encoded by the exons ATGATGGACTCTCACAATACAATTGCAAAGACATTTAGGAAGGTTAGGGATAGATTGACTGTAAATACAGACAGTGAAGTGAGTATCAAACTTATTTCAAGGAGATCAAGTGATGGAAGAACTTACAATCTTCCAACAGTTTCAGAGGTAGCGGCTTTAATTGAGAGGGATATTGGTCCACATATGGAGAAGCGAGATATTATTGTAAGAAGGTCGTGCGCTGGTTTACAGCGGATATCTGAGTTGCACCCTTTATACACCCCCTTACAATATCCTTTGTTAATTCCATCCGGAGAAGATGGGTATAGGCCAGGTATCCTACATAGTGCTTCTTCTATTGGTGTTAGCACGAGTGACCAACCACGTGAAGAAACAACATGTAGGGAGTGGTTTGTTTATCATCTTATAGAGAGACCACCAGATGTTGAATTTCCAACGATCTTATTATCTGGTAAGGCATTCCACCAATTTTTAGTTGATTGTTATATGCTGGTCGAATCGTATAGGCTCAATTTCATTCGTTTTAACCAAGATCGACTTCGAGTTGATAATTATAAGAACCTCTCAAATGCTATTGGAAGAGGAGATGTTGAGCCATCTTCGGCGGGTACTCGGTTTATCATGCCTTCTtctttccccggaggtgacaaCTGGAAAAAAGCAAATTTCCTCGATACCATGACTATTTGTAAGTGGTTTGGTTATCCAGATTTATTCATCACTTTCACCTGTAATCCAAAGTGGCTGGAAATAGTACGATTTGTTTCTAAAAGAGGCTTGCGACCCAAGGATCGTCCAGATATTGTCTGTCGCGTATTTAAAATGAAGCTTGATGAGTTGATTAGGGACTTAAAGGATCGACATATTTTTGGAAGAGCGCGAGGAG TCGTGCATACTATTGAATTTCAAAAACGTGGACTCCCTCATGCCCATATAGTATTGTTCCTACATCGGGAGGACAAATTTCCTACAGCCGCAGATGTTGACAAAATCATTTCCGCGGAGATTCCTGATCAGACTACAGATCCCGTCTTACATAATGTTTTTTGCGAGTATATGCTTCATGGACCGTGTGGTAAAGCAAAGCCCTCATGTCCGTGTATGGTGGGAGGCAAGTGCTCAAAATATTACCCAAAGCCGTGCACTGAGAGAACAACGGTTGACGGTGATGGGTACCCTATATACAAGAGAAGCAAGAAAGGAGTTACGGTGATTAAAGATGATGTGCCCCTGGGAAATGATTTTGTCATTCCATATAACTCTCAGTTGTTGTTGAAATATCGGGCTCATATCAATGTCGAATGGTGTAATCAATCTAGATCTATAAAGTACCTATTTAAGTACATTAACAAGGAGTCTGATCGAGTTACCATGCAGTCGTCTTATACACGACGTAATGAGGAGGACCCTGGTCGATTTTATGAGATTAAGAGGTTTTACGATTGTCGATATCTCTCTGCATGTGAAGCCGCTTGGAGAATTTTTGGGTTTGATATCCACTACAGAACTCCTGCTGTTGAAAGGCTACAATATCATCTTCCGGATGAGCAACCTATAGTCTTCCATGATGATGATTGGGTTGATGAGGTCGTAGAAAAGACTTCGGTCGGGGTGTCACAATTTCTTAATTGGATGGGCTGTAATAATTCGACAGTAGAAGACATGCAGGTTGCTAAAGAATTATTGTACTGTGAATTTCCAACCAAATTTGTTtggaaaaagaaacttcgtcaaTGGAGCCTTAGGAAAAAAGGATTTACAATTGGTAGGTTGGTTCACGTTCCCCCGCAATGTGGTGAATTGTATTTCATGAGAGTAATGTTGAATCACGTTAAGGGACCAAAATGTTTTGAGGATATTAGGACTGTGAATCAGTTTGTTCATCCGACATTTAGAGAAGCATGTTATGCATTGGGATTAATTGGTGATGATCGAGAGTATATTGCAGCTATCAACGAAGCAGCTGATTGGG AGTCTGGGACGAAACTTGGCAACTTCTATCGGACGACATCCTTCATAGGCAACGCACTATTCTTAACAATCAAG CTTACCGATGAAGAgttgcaaaattatgcacttatTGATATTGAAAATTCTCTTCAAATAAATGGCAGTTTACTTCGTCGATTTGAGGGAATGTCGTTCCTTGACATGTCTGCAACGACACATCATCGAAATAGTTTAGTCATGGATGCGTTGTCGTACGATAGACAGTCCTTGAGTGAAGAACATGAGATTCTGTTATCTTCAATGACTGGCGAGCAGAGGTTGGTGTATAATGAAGTGATGGAAGCTGCTTTAAATAACAAAAGAGGGGTGTTCTTCGTTTATGGATATGGTGGAACTGGGAAAACTTTCCTTTGGAGAGCTTTGTGTGCCTGTTTCAGGAGTAAGGGCGATATTGTTGTGGCTGTTGCGTCAAGTGGAATTGCAACAATATTGATACCGTGGTGTGTAACACTCATTCCAGGTTTGGAATTTCCATTAATGTAA